From a single Papaver somniferum cultivar HN1 unplaced genomic scaffold, ASM357369v1 unplaced-scaffold_133, whole genome shotgun sequence genomic region:
- the LOC113333506 gene encoding uncharacterized protein LOC113333506: MDEAEFVEEQNFFIHRLLFIGFLAEQKFVYCVDCFGNPCFFKKAPKKEKAPRPSSKPAKSGSGFQLVRWLRDRNGDVVGEELVLTLSFCHNLMEAFNVVLCVRCG; this comes from the exons ATGGATGAAGCAGAATTTGTCGAGGAGCAGAATTTCTTCATCCATCGTCTTCTATTTATAGGTTTTCTCGCGGAGCAGAAATTTGTTTATTGCGTTGATTGTTTTGGTAATCCGTGCTTCTTCAAAAAG gcACCAAAGAAGGAGAAAGCTCCACGACCATCTTCAAAGCCAGCTAAATCTGGTAGTGGATTTCAG TTGGTTAGGTGGCTGCGAGATCGGAATGGGGATGTAGTTGGAGAAGAGTTGGTGTTAACGTTAAGCTTTTGCCACAATCTAATGGAAGCCTTTAATGTAGTTTTGTGTGTGAGATGCGGCTAA